In a single window of the Acipenser ruthenus unplaced genomic scaffold, fAciRut3.2 maternal haplotype, whole genome shotgun sequence genome:
- the LOC131734178 gene encoding essential MCU regulator, mitochondrial-like: MAFVVCRSAALLSLRAAGLKNGGSTRLKTGTNVFSRSAVTTASGKMLPKPVKTSFGLVRMTAVVLPFLYIGTLISKSFAALLEEHDIFVPEDDDDDD, from the exons ATGGCGTTTGTTGTCTGTCGCTCCGCCGCTCTCCTCTCGCTCCGCGCCGCCGGGCTGAAAAACGGCGGCTCTACGCGGCTGAAAACCGGGACGAACGTCTTCAGCCGCTCGGCGGTGACCACCGCGTCCGGAAAGATGTTACCGAAACCAGTCAAG acctCGTTTGGGTTGGTTCGGATGACGGCTGTGGTCCTCCCCTTCCTCTATATCGGGACTCTCATTAGTAAAAGCTTTGCAGCCCTACTGGAGGAACACGACATATTCGTACCCGAGGACGACGATGACGATGACTGA